In Desulfomonile tiedjei DSM 6799, a genomic segment contains:
- a CDS encoding LysR substrate-binding domain-containing protein, giving the protein MKYFVAVAEELHFGRAAERLNICQPPLSQQIKNLEEELGAQLFHRKNKKVSLTDAGAAFLEDARAILDRARCAAERAHGIASGVLGRISLGLVLPAMDTFVPDAIREFRLQNPLIEIQLLEMGSNAQLTALKAGDIHMGVMRLFQHDLKGLLTEKIVEEPYILAIPSGHRFESLHVVPLALLDGEPLIFFPRRLHAKLHDRMIECLEAVGCNPVISQETTTKFASVALVAAGFGVALVPQSTRKHMRSGVVYRNVAGDLPVVELSLVWQEQAALPGLDNLIATIRDMSPSKKEGQEIPS; this is encoded by the coding sequence TTGAAATACTTTGTTGCAGTGGCTGAAGAACTGCATTTCGGACGTGCAGCGGAACGGCTCAACATTTGTCAGCCTCCTCTCAGTCAACAGATAAAGAACCTGGAAGAAGAATTGGGGGCACAGCTTTTTCATCGAAAAAACAAGAAAGTATCTTTGACCGATGCAGGTGCGGCTTTCTTGGAAGATGCCAGGGCCATTCTGGACAGAGCACGCTGTGCTGCAGAAAGGGCTCACGGCATTGCTTCCGGTGTTCTCGGCCGAATCTCACTGGGACTGGTTCTTCCGGCTATGGACACATTTGTGCCTGATGCAATCCGCGAATTCAGGTTGCAGAATCCCCTGATTGAAATCCAGTTGCTGGAGATGGGCTCAAACGCTCAGTTAACCGCTCTGAAGGCGGGAGACATTCACATGGGCGTAATGCGATTGTTCCAACACGATCTGAAAGGCCTGCTAACCGAGAAAATAGTAGAAGAACCCTACATCCTGGCGATTCCATCGGGACATCGATTTGAGTCGCTCCATGTGGTTCCTCTTGCCTTACTGGACGGCGAGCCACTTATCTTTTTCCCCCGGCGTCTTCACGCAAAATTGCATGACAGAATGATCGAATGCCTGGAAGCTGTCGGCTGCAACCCTGTCATCTCACAGGAGACTACCACTAAATTTGCATCCGTCGCGCTGGTAGCGGCTGGGTTCGGCGTAGCTCTCGTTCCTCAATCGACTCGGAAACACATGAGGTCGGGGGTAGTTTATCGCAATGTGGCAGGAGATCTTCCTGTGGTTGAGCTATCGCTTGTCTGGCAAGAACAGGCTGCACTGCCGGGCCTGGACAATTTGATAGCCACCATTCGAGACATGAGCCCATCGAAGAAGGAAGGTCAGGAAATACCTTCTTGA
- a CDS encoding carboxymuconolactone decarboxylase family protein produces MKSLHEVKLTLVRKSGTELGRLGMFCLIGSVCAFLALVPAINSGASMNSEQENERYKRGLTTLRSLDAEAADKVLSSLQDIAPDMAKFIIEFGYGDMYSRPALDPKSRQVATISALTALGNAKPQLKFHIAAALNVGLTPDEIIETMYVTTVFAGFPCGLNGINTAREVFQAKGVSVSATGTSPYGEKTGRRERGLEAVNLTSKGAGERVLKSLSDIAPDMGSFIIEFSYGDVISRNVLTPKHKEIAMIAVTAAKGTMEPQMKVHIHAALNVGCTKQEIVELMYHTAVYAGFPAALNGISAVREVFRQREQQESKP; encoded by the coding sequence ATGAAATCACTCCATGAAGTGAAACTTACGTTGGTGAGGAAATCAGGAACGGAACTCGGCAGACTGGGCATGTTTTGTCTGATCGGGTCTGTCTGTGCATTTTTGGCCTTAGTTCCGGCCATCAATTCAGGAGCAAGCATGAATTCCGAGCAAGAAAACGAGCGTTACAAGAGAGGGCTGACGACCCTCAGGTCTTTGGATGCCGAAGCTGCTGATAAGGTCCTGAGCAGCCTTCAGGATATTGCCCCGGACATGGCGAAATTCATCATAGAATTCGGGTACGGTGATATGTACAGTCGTCCGGCACTGGACCCAAAATCCAGACAGGTAGCGACCATCTCCGCATTGACGGCTCTTGGCAATGCGAAACCTCAATTGAAGTTCCACATTGCCGCAGCACTCAATGTTGGACTGACGCCTGATGAAATCATTGAAACCATGTACGTCACCACGGTCTTTGCCGGTTTTCCCTGCGGCCTAAACGGGATTAATACCGCCCGAGAAGTTTTTCAGGCAAAGGGCGTTTCCGTCAGCGCTACCGGTACCTCTCCCTATGGGGAAAAGACAGGTCGTCGCGAACGCGGACTCGAAGCGGTTAACCTGACAAGTAAGGGCGCCGGAGAGCGGGTGTTAAAAAGCCTTTCTGACATTGCACCCGATATGGGGAGTTTCATTATTGAGTTCTCTTATGGTGATGTGATTTCGAGAAATGTCCTCACTCCAAAACACAAAGAAATAGCAATGATAGCCGTGACTGCAGCCAAAGGCACCATGGAACCGCAGATGAAAGTGCATATTCATGCAGCATTGAATGTTGGCTGTACCAAACAGGAGATAGTTGAATTAATGTACCACACGGCAGTCTATGCCGGATTTCCGGCGGCTTTGAACGGTATCAGCGCTGTCCGAGAGGTGTTTCGACAACGTGAACAACAGGAGTCGAAACCGTAA
- a CDS encoding PilZ domain-containing protein has translation MKPHPATDQIIEDIRSDLIDSEIMQKHEISARELQKIYQELLKSNSVDLAELYCRPVLWDNSVSSEHQREFPRLLLAFVLPVHDALNPDIKGIVGDLTERGMKLEGILAEVGDKRQFVVNPSKLGQMEPIEFEAECRWMTKEGQDERPVGGFQITKISSDALGQLRNFISFLTTGRERKQEPAIPRREEETTPPQEAPLPDSKSQTVEEVIPVLKKPVFRVSFNLNCPDAYRGKLSELIGTELQKIPDVAITEEQKSMFHIAIFAVEVEPRLFCSVAITRTIWTDVEFCIRRALLDMWERVSDKSKDGLLYRGAVINEVLTKIGHDYSLKGIQDHWPMVVTPDSLDKACEKIVAYLDSKFLEVRRRKRK, from the coding sequence ATGAAACCACACCCCGCCACGGACCAAATCATAGAGGATATCCGTTCAGATTTGATCGATTCCGAAATTATGCAGAAACACGAGATTTCCGCGAGAGAATTGCAGAAGATCTACCAGGAACTCCTCAAATCGAATTCAGTGGATCTGGCCGAACTCTATTGCAGGCCGGTTCTTTGGGATAACAGTGTAAGTTCGGAGCATCAGAGGGAATTTCCACGATTGCTGCTGGCTTTTGTGCTGCCGGTTCATGATGCCTTAAATCCTGACATCAAGGGGATAGTCGGAGATCTGACCGAACGAGGCATGAAGCTCGAAGGAATTCTTGCGGAAGTCGGTGATAAACGCCAGTTTGTGGTGAATCCCTCCAAACTCGGGCAGATGGAACCCATCGAGTTTGAGGCGGAATGCAGGTGGATGACCAAAGAAGGTCAGGATGAGCGACCGGTCGGCGGTTTTCAAATCACAAAAATTTCCAGCGACGCCCTGGGGCAATTACGCAATTTCATAAGTTTTCTGACTACAGGAAGAGAACGCAAGCAAGAACCAGCCATACCGAGACGCGAAGAAGAAACGACCCCCCCACAAGAAGCACCATTGCCCGATTCAAAATCACAGACCGTCGAGGAAGTGATTCCTGTTTTGAAGAAGCCGGTTTTCCGGGTCTCATTCAACTTGAATTGCCCGGACGCCTATAGAGGTAAACTGAGCGAACTTATTGGGACCGAGCTTCAGAAGATTCCGGATGTGGCCATTACCGAGGAACAAAAATCCATGTTCCATATCGCGATTTTTGCCGTGGAAGTGGAACCGCGTCTCTTCTGCTCGGTGGCAATAACCCGCACAATCTGGACGGATGTAGAATTTTGCATCCGTCGTGCGCTCCTCGATATGTGGGAACGAGTCTCGGATAAATCAAAGGACGGGCTCTTGTACAGGGGCGCAGTGATCAATGAAGTGTTGACCAAGATCGGCCACGATTATTCGTTGAAAGGCATTCAGGATCATTGGCCGATGGTGGTGACTCCGGATTCTCTGGATAAAGCGTGTGAAAAAATAGTAGCCTACTTGGACTCGAAGTTTCTCGAAGTCAGACGACGTAAGCGCAAATAA
- a CDS encoding RNA recognition motif domain-containing protein, with the protein MSINIYVGNLSFNANEGELRELFEQFGSVDSAKIITDQFTGRSRGFGFVEMSNREDGLRAIENLDSKDFSGRSLKVNEARPKKAMGGGGGGGKGRDGGGRSRW; encoded by the coding sequence ATGAGTATCAACATCTATGTCGGAAACCTGTCTTTTAATGCAAACGAGGGTGAACTGAGGGAATTGTTCGAGCAGTTCGGTTCCGTAGATTCTGCTAAAATCATTACGGATCAGTTTACAGGTCGATCCAGGGGATTCGGATTTGTGGAAATGTCAAACCGGGAAGACGGGTTACGCGCTATAGAAAATCTCGATTCGAAAGATTTCAGCGGCCGCAGCCTGAAGGTAAATGAAGCCCGCCCGAAGAAAGCCATGGGCGGCGGTGGTGGCGGCGGAAAAGGCCGTGATGGAGGCGGAAGGTCTCGCTGGTAA
- a CDS encoding flavodoxin family protein: protein MKIIAILGSPRAKSNSTALAKTILSATAEKGAEIQEFQLNKLNYKGCQACETCKTKLDRCVLKDDLTVVLDAIREADAVIFASPNYFGEVSGQFKTFFDRTYSFLDPDFSSRLQPGKTSVFIFSQGQPSLEIYADVYPRYEMWLSRYGFSKKHLLRMNGPRPADSAASRSDLIDQARKIAESLMA, encoded by the coding sequence ATGAAAATCATTGCTATTCTCGGAAGTCCCAGAGCCAAAAGCAACAGCACCGCTCTCGCGAAGACCATTCTTTCAGCCACAGCCGAGAAGGGTGCAGAGATTCAGGAATTTCAACTGAACAAGCTCAACTACAAAGGATGTCAGGCATGCGAGACCTGCAAGACCAAACTTGACAGGTGTGTGCTCAAAGACGATTTGACAGTGGTATTGGACGCGATACGAGAAGCTGATGCGGTGATATTCGCCTCACCCAATTATTTCGGCGAGGTTTCCGGCCAGTTCAAGACGTTTTTCGATAGAACCTATTCGTTTCTCGATCCGGATTTTTCCTCCCGGTTGCAGCCAGGGAAGACCTCCGTCTTTATTTTCTCCCAGGGGCAGCCAAGTCTGGAAATATACGCAGACGTGTATCCTCGATATGAAATGTGGCTCTCTCGTTACGGATTCTCGAAAAAACACCTGTTGCGCATGAACGGGCCACGTCCGGCGGATTCTGCTGCCTCCAGATCTGATTTGATAGATCAGGCCCGAAAGATAGCTGAGAGCCTCATGGCCTGA
- a CDS encoding YifB family Mg chelatase-like AAA ATPase produces MLAQVHSGSLVGIDAYPVEVEVDVYPGLPAIAVVGLPDNAVKESTARVKSAIINSGYPFPSRRITINLAPAALKKEGSGFDLPIALGILAALDLLTPDKLQNYMVVGELALDGRVKPVKGALSIALAARDKGFKGLILPEANTFEAAIVEGIEVLGVSSLLTTTGFLMDRVPLSPAKASVNRTNAAFGSYDIDFRDIKGQQYAKRAVEVAAAGGHNVLMIGPPGSGKTMISQRIPTIMPEPVFEEALETTKVYSAAGLLDRNQSIVQSRPFRSPHHTVSDAGLIGGGMIPRPGEVSLSHNGVLFLDELPEFRKNVLEVLRQPLEDGKVTISRAQISVTFPARFMLVAAMNPCPCGYRGDPKHQCGCSKQLIQRYWSKISGPLLDRIDIHIEVPAVEWKELTGVSDGEPSEVIRNRVDAARKIQLARFTRGGVFSNAQMTSALLKKHCKLETESIKFLEKAVDRLGLSARAYHRILKIARTIADLESSENIRSSHVAEAIQYRTLDRRL; encoded by the coding sequence GTGCTTGCCCAGGTGCATTCCGGATCGCTGGTCGGTATAGATGCCTACCCGGTAGAAGTTGAGGTAGATGTCTATCCGGGACTTCCTGCCATTGCTGTGGTTGGGCTTCCTGACAATGCGGTGAAAGAGAGCACTGCTCGCGTCAAATCTGCAATAATCAACAGCGGCTATCCGTTTCCTTCCCGAAGAATAACGATAAATTTGGCTCCCGCGGCCTTGAAGAAAGAGGGTTCGGGCTTCGATCTTCCCATAGCACTGGGGATTCTTGCCGCCCTGGACCTGCTGACACCGGACAAATTGCAGAATTACATGGTAGTGGGCGAGTTGGCGCTGGATGGACGGGTAAAACCGGTGAAAGGGGCTTTGTCCATAGCACTTGCGGCCCGTGACAAGGGCTTCAAAGGGTTGATATTACCCGAAGCGAACACATTCGAAGCAGCGATCGTGGAGGGTATCGAAGTCCTCGGCGTTTCGAGTCTGCTGACAACAACCGGTTTTCTCATGGATCGCGTGCCGCTGTCTCCGGCCAAAGCTTCCGTGAACAGAACGAATGCCGCTTTCGGGTCCTATGATATCGATTTCAGAGACATAAAAGGCCAGCAGTACGCAAAGAGAGCCGTCGAGGTAGCTGCAGCGGGTGGGCACAATGTGCTCATGATCGGCCCCCCAGGCTCCGGCAAGACAATGATCTCGCAACGAATTCCGACCATCATGCCGGAACCCGTGTTCGAAGAAGCCCTCGAGACGACAAAAGTCTATTCGGCAGCGGGACTGCTGGATCGCAATCAATCCATCGTTCAATCAAGACCCTTCCGATCCCCTCACCACACTGTATCCGATGCAGGTCTCATTGGCGGAGGCATGATTCCCCGACCTGGTGAGGTGTCTCTTTCTCACAATGGAGTGCTGTTCCTGGATGAGCTGCCGGAATTCAGGAAGAACGTGCTCGAGGTGCTCAGGCAACCGCTGGAAGACGGAAAAGTCACCATCTCAAGGGCCCAGATTTCGGTCACCTTCCCCGCCAGATTCATGTTGGTCGCGGCTATGAATCCTTGTCCCTGCGGATATCGCGGAGACCCGAAACATCAATGCGGTTGCTCGAAACAGCTCATTCAACGCTATTGGAGCAAAATTTCCGGACCGCTTCTGGACAGAATCGACATCCACATAGAAGTTCCGGCTGTCGAGTGGAAAGAGCTTACGGGAGTGTCGGATGGCGAACCGTCTGAGGTTATCAGAAACCGGGTTGATGCTGCCCGGAAAATCCAGCTTGCTCGATTCACCCGAGGCGGTGTTTTCTCGAATGCGCAGATGACTTCCGCGTTGCTCAAAAAACACTGCAAGCTGGAAACTGAGTCGATAAAGTTCCTGGAGAAAGCGGTGGATAGACTCGGACTTTCCGCCCGCGCTTATCACCGGATTCTGAAGATAGCGCGAACCATCGCCGATTTGGAATCCAGCGAAAACATACGATCATCACACGTTGCAGAAGCCATTCAGTATCGAACCCTGGATCGTCGGTTATGA
- a CDS encoding PEP/pyruvate-binding domain-containing protein, protein MKRDRKNNMAGVVERIRNVFSRRKKERESLNIHELRVAFTSRYHNFKLLLTANNKALEIMSDLEKALEGNQTFGMSFIRSNCTAVLVNVFRMIKNLDELAPGKYSELYNSFKQIQEQINAVLAYKKHALGDSPVIPLESITADMVDQVGSKMANVAEIKNKIHIPVPSGFVISALAYDRFVQYNDLQTEIDRRIQAADTEKINDLYTLTSDIQQLIMRSTVPPDLENEILEAYRQVEAATYPDVKVSLRSSALGEDAAGTTFAGQFRTVLNVGAEHLIDAYKEVVASKYGLPAVSYRLARGIPDEDVAMCVGSMEMVDAQAGGVMYSSNPLNIRDRSIFIDAVWGLPKAVVDGNVAPDEYVISRDALEVIRKEIKQKELEFKCLPDEGVCRMEIAGEKAGLPCLTDEQAKMLASMAIILEDYYGSPQDIEWAVTANNSIYILQCRPLQQMDVPGKEQVPGIELENETVLARGGITASSGVGTGPVFIVRNDVDKLKFPSGSVLVTAQSLPRWAPLLSQAAAVVTELGGVAGHLANVAREFSVPALFGIPDVTNLLKNGDVITVDSDGRTVYAGCVNSLLDRKIPKKNLMEGSPVYETLQAVTAHITPLNLLDPDSTDFHPRKCETLHDITRFCHEKSVHEMFNFGKEHHFSERSSKQLVCHVPMQWWIINLDDGFKEDVEGKFVHLDNIISIPMIALWKGVISVPWEGPPPVDAGGLMSVMLQATTNPALDPAMSSPYAARNYFMISKNFLSLSSRFGFHFSTVEALVSDRAAENYISFSFKGGAADMPRRVRRAMFVANILERFGFRTEVKKDSSFARVEGMDQSYMEDSLKILGYLIIHTRQLDMVMNNDASIAKYRTKIIKDIESVVLADGRGNEIDCKDPNVSTENSP, encoded by the coding sequence TTGAAAAGGGACCGTAAGAACAACATGGCCGGAGTGGTTGAGCGTATCAGAAACGTTTTTTCCCGGAGAAAGAAAGAACGTGAATCTCTTAACATACATGAGCTTAGGGTTGCATTCACGAGTCGCTATCATAATTTCAAACTTCTTCTGACCGCCAACAACAAAGCACTTGAGATAATGTCGGACCTCGAAAAAGCGCTCGAAGGCAACCAGACCTTCGGCATGTCCTTTATACGGTCAAACTGCACAGCGGTTCTCGTCAACGTCTTTCGCATGATAAAGAATTTGGATGAACTCGCCCCGGGAAAATATTCCGAGCTTTACAATAGCTTTAAGCAGATTCAGGAGCAGATCAACGCGGTATTGGCTTACAAGAAGCACGCTTTGGGGGATTCCCCGGTGATACCACTGGAATCGATTACTGCCGATATGGTCGATCAGGTCGGCAGCAAGATGGCCAATGTTGCGGAAATAAAGAACAAGATTCATATTCCGGTTCCCAGCGGTTTCGTGATTTCCGCCCTGGCGTACGACAGATTCGTGCAATATAACGATTTACAGACAGAAATAGATCGCCGGATACAAGCCGCAGATACCGAAAAAATCAACGATCTCTACACGCTCACTTCAGATATTCAGCAGTTGATCATGCGTTCCACAGTTCCGCCTGACCTGGAAAACGAGATTCTTGAAGCTTACCGTCAAGTGGAAGCAGCGACCTACCCCGACGTCAAGGTGTCTCTTCGCAGCAGTGCCCTGGGCGAAGATGCTGCAGGAACAACGTTTGCCGGTCAATTTCGTACAGTGCTGAATGTAGGGGCCGAACACCTGATTGACGCATACAAGGAGGTTGTCGCAAGCAAATACGGATTACCGGCAGTAAGTTATCGATTGGCACGAGGAATACCGGACGAAGATGTTGCCATGTGTGTGGGCAGCATGGAAATGGTGGATGCGCAAGCCGGCGGAGTCATGTATTCCAGTAATCCATTGAACATACGCGACCGTTCTATCTTCATAGATGCGGTGTGGGGTCTACCTAAAGCTGTTGTAGACGGAAATGTCGCTCCGGACGAGTACGTGATTTCCCGGGATGCGCTCGAGGTGATCCGGAAAGAAATCAAACAAAAAGAACTGGAGTTCAAGTGCCTGCCGGACGAAGGTGTGTGCAGAATGGAAATTGCCGGAGAAAAGGCCGGCCTACCCTGCCTGACTGACGAACAAGCCAAGATGCTGGCTTCCATGGCAATAATACTTGAGGACTATTACGGATCGCCTCAGGACATTGAATGGGCCGTCACAGCGAACAATTCTATCTATATTCTACAGTGCAGACCGCTTCAGCAGATGGACGTCCCCGGAAAAGAGCAGGTTCCGGGCATTGAGCTAGAGAACGAAACCGTGCTCGCACGAGGGGGAATAACCGCGTCTTCCGGTGTGGGAACCGGACCCGTCTTCATCGTGCGAAATGATGTGGATAAACTGAAGTTTCCTTCCGGATCGGTGCTCGTTACAGCTCAATCTTTGCCAAGATGGGCTCCCCTCCTTAGCCAAGCAGCGGCGGTCGTGACGGAACTCGGTGGAGTTGCAGGGCATCTTGCAAATGTTGCCCGAGAGTTTTCGGTTCCTGCATTGTTCGGTATTCCGGATGTAACAAATTTGCTGAAAAATGGCGACGTGATTACTGTGGACTCCGATGGGAGGACCGTTTACGCAGGATGCGTCAATTCGCTGCTTGACCGAAAAATCCCAAAGAAGAATCTCATGGAGGGGAGTCCTGTTTATGAGACTCTCCAGGCTGTAACTGCTCACATAACCCCTCTGAATTTACTGGACCCGGACTCGACAGATTTCCACCCGCGGAAATGCGAAACGCTGCACGATATTACTCGTTTCTGCCATGAAAAATCCGTTCACGAGATGTTCAATTTCGGAAAAGAGCACCATTTTTCCGAACGCTCCAGTAAACAACTCGTATGCCATGTTCCTATGCAGTGGTGGATCATCAATCTTGATGATGGATTCAAAGAGGATGTTGAGGGCAAGTTCGTTCATCTCGACAACATTATTTCGATTCCCATGATAGCCCTGTGGAAAGGGGTTATCTCGGTTCCATGGGAAGGACCTCCCCCGGTGGATGCTGGCGGGCTCATGTCGGTTATGTTACAGGCGACCACCAATCCAGCCCTGGATCCTGCCATGAGTTCACCATACGCTGCTCGGAATTATTTCATGATTTCGAAGAATTTCCTGAGCTTGTCCTCCCGGTTCGGCTTTCATTTTTCCACTGTGGAAGCGCTCGTGAGCGATCGTGCCGCAGAGAATTATATAAGCTTCAGCTTCAAAGGAGGAGCAGCAGATATGCCGCGCCGGGTGCGACGCGCTATGTTTGTTGCGAACATCCTCGAGCGATTCGGCTTTCGCACGGAAGTCAAAAAAGACAGCTCTTTTGCTCGCGTGGAAGGCATGGACCAGTCTTATATGGAAGACAGCCTGAAGATTTTGGGTTATCTGATCATTCATACTCGCCAGCTTGATATGGTGATGAACAATGACGCTTCCATAGCCAAGTACAGGACGAAAATCATCAAAGACATTGAATCGGTCGTGCTGGCTGACGGCAGAGGAAACGAGATCGACTGCAAGGATCCGAATGTTTCTACGGAAAATTCCCCTTAA
- a CDS encoding sulfite exporter TauE/SafE family protein: protein MKVAKELYRMFMAASQAHARWDYETSMSILRDRKKLLLLVIMTIPALAIGVAMAAGDGYLGGYKAYQPANYDPVIFIVSILVGLGAGLITGCIGAGGGFIITPALMSAGVKGILAVGTDLFHIFAKAIMGTAVHKKLGNVSVSLAIAFLVGSGIGVTGGGFINRALYEKNPILSDLFISIVYVVLLGFLGFYALFDFLKLRKAPGDVGAHHGESAHGEEASSGKVGLPAKLQSSNIPPLITFDEDLVPGGKKIPALFVALCGAVVGFAAAIMGVGGGFLTFPMFVYILGVSSFTTVGTDILQIIFTAGLASIAQYAVYGFIFYTLAMGMLLGSLLGIQVGALATKVVKGIYIRGFYAISILAGFVNRFFALPEKLNQMEIINVSEALVKGLSFAGLIIFFVVIGIFAIWVIGKFLGNLKTLRGEV from the coding sequence ATGAAGGTGGCAAAAGAGCTGTACCGTATGTTTATGGCTGCATCTCAGGCTCATGCAAGGTGGGACTACGAGACATCCATGAGCATTCTACGGGACAGGAAGAAGCTTCTCCTTTTAGTGATTATGACGATCCCGGCTCTGGCGATCGGCGTGGCAATGGCTGCGGGAGACGGATATCTGGGCGGGTACAAAGCATATCAACCTGCCAATTACGATCCGGTCATTTTTATCGTGTCCATACTCGTCGGTTTGGGAGCCGGCTTGATTACCGGTTGTATAGGGGCTGGTGGAGGATTCATCATCACTCCTGCTCTTATGAGCGCCGGGGTCAAGGGGATTCTCGCTGTCGGCACGGACTTGTTCCACATTTTTGCGAAAGCTATTATGGGAACAGCGGTCCACAAGAAACTGGGCAATGTCTCTGTTTCCCTTGCGATTGCGTTTCTGGTCGGGTCCGGAATAGGCGTAACGGGCGGCGGATTCATAAATAGGGCGCTTTATGAGAAGAACCCCATTTTGAGCGATCTCTTCATCAGCATCGTGTACGTCGTTCTTCTCGGCTTCCTGGGCTTTTACGCATTGTTCGATTTCTTGAAACTCCGGAAGGCTCCCGGCGATGTTGGAGCACACCATGGAGAAAGTGCGCACGGAGAAGAGGCCTCTTCAGGCAAAGTAGGTCTTCCTGCAAAGCTGCAATCCTCAAATATTCCGCCTCTCATCACCTTTGATGAAGATCTGGTTCCTGGCGGAAAGAAAATCCCGGCTCTCTTTGTTGCCCTTTGTGGAGCGGTAGTGGGCTTTGCCGCAGCAATCATGGGAGTCGGCGGCGGTTTTCTTACGTTTCCCATGTTCGTGTACATTTTGGGTGTCTCTTCATTCACGACAGTCGGTACGGACATCCTGCAAATCATCTTCACTGCCGGATTGGCGTCCATTGCTCAGTATGCAGTCTACGGGTTCATTTTTTACACGCTTGCAATGGGCATGTTGCTGGGTTCGCTTCTAGGAATTCAGGTAGGCGCACTGGCGACAAAAGTAGTGAAGGGAATATATATTCGCGGGTTTTATGCAATTTCCATTCTGGCGGGATTTGTAAACCGATTCTTTGCTCTTCCCGAAAAACTCAACCAGATGGAAATCATCAACGTGTCCGAAGCTCTGGTCAAAGGGCTCAGTTTTGCCGGACTCATCATTTTCTTTGTGGTCATAGGCATATTCGCGATTTGGGTAATCGGTAAATTCCTGGGCAATTTGAAAACCCTGAGAGGGGAGGTCTAA
- a CDS encoding sigma-54-dependent transcriptional regulator has product MTDFRVLLVDDETEFLETLVKRLKKRKLDVTSADSGRKALEIIQSDPIDVVVLDVRMPDMDGLETLKEIKRLKPSIEVIMLTGHASVEVAIQGMELGAFDYLMKPMDIDELLFKLQDAYKRKWCRGDDVCEVPNSLKIV; this is encoded by the coding sequence GTGACGGATTTTCGTGTCCTGCTGGTAGATGACGAGACGGAATTCCTTGAAACACTCGTTAAACGACTCAAGAAAAGAAAACTGGACGTAACATCTGCGGACAGCGGGAGAAAGGCCTTGGAGATAATTCAGAGCGATCCCATAGATGTGGTCGTGCTGGATGTCAGAATGCCGGATATGGACGGTCTTGAAACCTTAAAAGAAATCAAAAGATTAAAACCTTCAATCGAAGTCATCATGCTTACCGGACACGCGAGCGTGGAAGTAGCAATTCAAGGAATGGAATTGGGAGCGTTCGACTATCTGATGAAACCAATGGATATTGACGAGTTGCTCTTCAAGCTCCAGGACGCCTATAAAAGAAAATGGTGCCGCGGTGATGATGTGTGCGAGGTACCTAACTCTCTCAAGATCGTCTGA